In Candidatus Pantoea floridensis, the genomic window TCCATTCTCTTTCCTGAAAAGGGAAAAGAAAAGGCAAAGATCACAAGACTTTTTACGCGGCCTGACCTTTGGAAGATAAAATCAAGCCTAAACGTCACTGCCGAACAGCTGGCGGTTTGCTTAGGTGTTAGCCCATCACTTGCTAATGGATGGCTGAACGGTACACGAAAGCCAATAGGACCAGCTCGTAAGCTGCTCCTTCTGCTTGAGGGCGATCCTTCCCTTGCAGAAAAACTTAAAGCTTTATAATGCTTCAGCCAGTGACAGGCGCTATGTATCAGCGTCTGTCTGATTTTAAAAAACCTTAATTATTAATAGATTAAAGAAGATAGCCCCCATATTTTAACTTATATGGAACAAATAGCCCTTATTGTTTACATACCTTAGGTTAAGCTAACGATAAAAGGGAAACTGATATGAACCTTCCGAGCTTTCGAAATCCGTTTGTTAAACGCCAACCCATTCTTACTGAAGTTAATCCTCCGACATCAAACGTTTTTAATAAAAATAAACCGCTCCCCTCTCTTCCTTCAGAACCCTCTTCTCTACTCAGCAAAGCTACGCTCAATAAAAACCAAAAAATTGAATTCATTGAAAATAATGAAAATCAACCTATCACTTCTCTTCTTAATAAGACCGTTGGGAACCCCTCTTTATCATATCAGTTGGCTTTAAGCTCTGATGATCAGACACGACAAATTTTATTAGACAAAAAAGGAAGATTGATTTCCATTTCATCTGGTGATGAAGGCATGATAGGAATCACTCATAGTCA contains:
- a CDS encoding helix-turn-helix domain-containing protein, with translation MNMINPTNCSGSILFPEKGKEKAKITRLFTRPDLWKIKSSLNVTAEQLAVCLGVSPSLANGWLNGTRKPIGPARKLLLLLEGDPSLAEKLKAL